In a single window of the Necator americanus strain Aroian chromosome X, whole genome shotgun sequence genome:
- a CDS encoding hypothetical protein (NECATOR_CHRX.G24168.T1), with product MTTCTPERLNGRGHASDLMMQARKFKYDVIGLTETRRRHPLNAVYDTGEEIFSGTCDSKRVGGVCVLVNTNMAMNVDSFEQLTPLIGRPRMRRCGLMPALIIFVVYAPTSSYVGEEVEPFYMDVEKLKKERREEKRK from the coding sequence ATGACGACATGTACCCCTGAACGCTTGAATGGACGCGGCCATGCAAgcgatctgatgatgcaagccaggaagttcaagtacgacgtcatcggactgaccgagacgaggcgacgacacccactgaacgccgtgtatgacactggagaagaGATATTCTctggaacatgcgacagtaaaAGAGTTGGTGGAGTCTGTGTCCTtgtcaacacgaatatggcaaTGAAcgtcgactctttcgaacaacttacgccCCTTATAGGACGTCCGCGGATGCGAAGATGTGGTTTAATGCCGGCTTTGattatcttcgtcgtttacgctccaacatcaagctacgtaGGAGAAGAAGTCGAACCTTTCTATATGGATGTggagaaattaaagaaagaaagaagagaagagaagagaaaatag
- a CDS encoding hypothetical protein (NECATOR_CHRX.G24165.T2): MPLCLTFISLKKAFDSLGLEAVVEAFDNQGVLTHPLENTVRKLEWVDMGVKVENVCLPQQCNYIGKTIPFAVYCFQHFLLVLLYWHVRRNFLVFPLFSTTLFF, from the exons atgccgctctgtctcaccttcatcagcttgaagaaggccttcgactcactTGGATTGGAAGCGGTTGTGGAAGCCTTCGACAATCAAGGCGTCCTTACTCA ccCCCTCGAGAACACAgtgcgaaagctggaatgggtcgacatgggagtgaaagtggagaatg TGTGTCTACCACAACAATGTAACT ATATCGGCAAAACTATTCCCTTTGCTGTTTACTGCTTTCAACATTTTCTATTGGTTCTACTATATTGGCATGTCAGGAGGAATTTTTTAgtctttccacttttttctac AACGTTGTTCTTCTAA
- a CDS encoding hypothetical protein (NECATOR_CHRX.G24169.T1), with the protein MLGVTRFTQVNERIRSSLLRHRSKIRDAAAYAMERKIKWVGHVVRFNHKHWTRAVSDWIPRDIKRTAGRPPTQWSDLFMKSFKEKYDGLRVSREKMCHWPTLARDREKWKYYWCPLEQIDEQQKDR; encoded by the coding sequence atgctaggagtaacccgcttcacgcaagtgaatgaaaggattcgaagttcactcctacgtcaccgatcgaagatcagagacgctgccgcatatgccatggaaagaaaaattaagtggGTCGGACACGTGGTGCGTTTCAACCACAAGCATTGGACCAGAGCtgtaagcgactggataccacgcgacatcaaacgcacagcaggaagaccgccgacccagtggtcagacctcttcatgaagtctttcaaagaaaagtacgacGGTCTTCGAGTTTCTCGCGAGAAGATGTGCCACTGGCCAACACTTGCGCGCGATCGGGagaaatggaagtattactggtgcccgctcgagcaaatcgatgaacaacagAAGGACAGGTGA
- a CDS encoding hypothetical protein (NECATOR_CHRX.G24164.T1): MTTCTYNARTLSWTGHASDLMMQARNFKYDVIGLTEARRRHPLNAVYDTGEELFLGTCDSKGVGGVCVLVNANMAINVDFFEQRTPLIGRPRM; this comes from the coding sequence atgacgacaTGTACTTACAACGCCCGAACGCTTTCATGGACCGGCCATGCAAgcgatctgatgatgcaagccaggaactttaagtacgacgtcatcgggcTGACCGAGGCGAGGCGACGCCACCCACTGAACGCCGTGtatgacactggagaagagctgttcttaggaacatgcgacagtaaaggtgttggtggagtttgTGTCCTTGTCAACGCGAATATGGCAATAAACGTCGACTTTTTCGAACAACGTACGCCCCTTATTGGACGTCCGCGGATGTGA
- a CDS encoding hypothetical protein (NECATOR_CHRX.G24162.T2), giving the protein MPRNFKPSSLHLRNVIIFLHLSGQEPADIDRRLKEVYEEHAPSRSTVYKWHSKFASGDYSIEYEDRLGHPMELDFDLMRRQGEADPYQTTRDLAVALGVSQTTVVRELKSIGKVRKLGRWVPHALTQYEMDCRADTALSLLTLKRTHTWLEHLVTGDEKWISYSNIHRRVRWVDKDFQTRDDIKKVLEQFFKEQSPAFWSKGIYDLPRRWQKTIDANGAYFK; this is encoded by the exons ATGCCGCGCAATTTCAAGCCGTCGTCACTCCACCTCCGCAACGTCATAATCTTTCTCCATCTATCTGGCCAAGAACCTGCGGATATCGATAGACGTCTGAAGGAAGTTTACGAGGAGCACGCCCCCTCTAGAAGTACAGTCTACAAGTGGCACTCAAAGTTCGCTTCGGGTGACTATTCCATCGAATATGAAGACCGTTTGGGACACCCGATGGAGTTGGATTTCGACTTGATGCGGAGACAGGGGGAAGCCGACCCGTATCAAACCACTCGCGACCTGGCAGTCGCTCTTGGGGTGAGTCAAACCACAGTTGTTCGCGAATTGAAGTCAATCGGCAAGGTGCGAAAACTAGGTCGATGGGTACCACATGCTCTGACGCAATATGAGATGGACTGCCGCGCTGATACAGCACTTTCTCTCCTCACGCTCAAGCGCACTCACACCTGGCTTGAGCACCTAGTCACCGGGGATGAGAAGTGGATTTCCTATTCTAACATTCACCGGCGTGTCCGGTGGGTTGACAAAG ACTTCCAAACCcgcgacgacatcaaaaaggtactcgagcagttcttcaagGAACAGTCCccagcgttctggagcaaaggcatctacgatctgcctagacgttggcagaagaccatcgatgccaatggggcatacttcaaatga
- a CDS encoding hypothetical protein (NECATOR_CHRX.G24166.T1) — protein MFDKHFSTKSDSHQHQLSEQAPPLRCGFLTVMRRIDDRWTERMLEWILKEAANEDPWEYNLFWTPKHYHREKKFKDQLEIKTEIVGFFDLQRPMKAVGSLDTWYKPDGMLLRYLCVPLTARQETRMRDRPAISMENYTIYCGDADENKVGGCVIAVEERLQESGGEIWLNVA, from the exons ATGTTCGATAAACACTTCTCAACGAAATCGGATTCCCATCAGCACCAACTGTCTGAACAAGCGC CACCACTACGGTGTGGTTTTTTAACcgtcatgagaagaatcgacgatagatggactgaAAGAATGCTAGAGTGGATCTTGAAAGAGGCCGCTAACGAG GATCCTTGGGAGTACAATCTGTTTTGGACTCCGAAGCATTATCATCGcgagaagaaattcaaagatcAGTTGGAAATTAAAACTGAGATCGTCGGCTTCTTCGACCTGCAGCGGCCAATGAAGGCTGTCGGATCGTTGGACACATGGTATAAACCTGATGGAAT gcttctgcgatatctctgtgtgcctctTACTGCAcggcaggaaacacgcatgagagatcgacCCGCCATCAGCATGGAAAATTACActatatactgcggcgatgctgatgagaacaaagtaggtggctgcgtgATAGCTGTGGAGGAACGACTACAAGAATCTGGTGGagaaatttggctcaacgtcgcctag
- a CDS encoding hypothetical protein (NECATOR_CHRX.G24162.T1), which produces MPRNFKPSSLHLRNVIIFLHLSGQEPADIDRRLKEVYEEHAPSRSTVYKWHSKFASGDYSIEYEDRLGHPMELDFDLMRRQGEADPYQTTRDLAVALGVSQTTVVRELKSIGKVRKLGRWVPHALTQYEMDCRADTALSLLTLKRTHTWLEHLVTGDEKWISYSNIHRRVRWVDKGTDAEDIPKLDVHTRKVFLFFPGFLGLPPFSLSPTSSG; this is translated from the coding sequence ATGCCGCGCAATTTCAAGCCGTCGTCACTCCACCTCCGCAACGTCATAATCTTTCTCCATCTATCTGGCCAAGAACCTGCGGATATCGATAGACGTCTGAAGGAAGTTTACGAGGAGCACGCCCCCTCTAGAAGTACAGTCTACAAGTGGCACTCAAAGTTCGCTTCGGGTGACTATTCCATCGAATATGAAGACCGTTTGGGACACCCGATGGAGTTGGATTTCGACTTGATGCGGAGACAGGGGGAAGCCGACCCGTATCAAACCACTCGCGACCTGGCAGTCGCTCTTGGGGTGAGTCAAACCACAGTTGTTCGCGAATTGAAGTCAATCGGCAAGGTGCGAAAACTAGGTCGATGGGTACCACATGCTCTGACGCAATATGAGATGGACTGCCGCGCTGATACAGCACTTTCTCTCCTCACGCTCAAGCGCACTCACACCTGGCTTGAGCACCTAGTCACCGGGGATGAGAAGTGGATTTCCTATTCTAACATTCACCGGCGTGTCCGGTGGGTTGACAAAGGTACGGATGCAGAAGACATCCCTAAACTCGACGTACACACCAGAaaggtttttttattctttcctgGCTTCCTCGGATTACCACCTTTTTCCCTATCTCCAACATCATCTGGATGA
- a CDS encoding hypothetical protein (NECATOR_CHRX.G24170.T1) has product MSNSGNDPTFETELIQTTAQAYEALASSENIAAKFWEKWNTKYLTILRDSHRCQLNRKRHVSKIPEIGEIVLVEQELLPRGQWVHGKIEDLVRSADGMIRSAKILMPIRKILRRPLIKYTV; this is encoded by the coding sequence ATGTCCAATTCCGGAAATGATCCCACATTTGAAACAGAGTTGATACAGACAACTGCTCAAGCTTACGAAGCGCTTGCATCTTCAGAAAACATTGCAGCGAAGTTCTGGGAGAAATGGAACACTAAATATCTTACTATTTTACGCGACAGCCACAGATGTCAACTGAATCGGAAACGTCATGTGagtaaaattccagaaatcggTGAAATTGTACTAGTTGAACAGGAATTACTGCCCAGAGGACAATGGGTACATGGTAAAATAGAAGATTTAGTTCGAAGCGCAGACGGCATGATAAGGTCCGCTAAAATTCTAATGCCTATCCGCAAAATTTTGCGGAGACCATTAATAAAATATACCGTCTAA
- a CDS encoding hypothetical protein (NECATOR_CHRX.G24167.T1) produces MDYVSALISASRYGSLRDLEQESGWTDKRSNSSMSSVTWDEFVGFKLEEATQPKAEILDRGGERGPVRVDRQFRRDERFRIMWNSDDWNDTVQALAVGREGWAELCSRTTHIGEDADNHVRR; encoded by the exons ATGGATTACGTCTCCGCCCTGATAAGTGCAAGCAGAtatggatctcttcgagacctcgaacaggaatcagggtggacggacaagcgatcgaactcgtcgatgagttctgttacctgggat gagtttgtcggattcaagctggaagaggccaccCAGCCGAAAGCGGAAATTTTGGAcagaggtggtgaaagaggacccgtgcgcgtggataggcagttcaggcgggACGAAAGATTCCGCATAATGTGGAATAGTGACGATTGGAATGAtactgtgcaagctctcgcagtaggtcgagaaggttgggctgagctatgttcaaggacgacacacatcggcgaagatgcggataatcacgtcaggcgatga
- a CDS encoding hypothetical protein (NECATOR_CHRX.G24166.T2): protein MRRIDDRWTERMLEWILKEAANEDPWEYNLFWTPKHYHREKKFKDQLEIKTEIVGFFDLQRPMKAVGSLDTWYKPDGMLLRYLCVPLTARQETRMRDRPAISMENYTIYCGDADENKIVSAHAPTETAEDNNKDAFYDELNALISKITGQQLVIVRIHANVKMRLEQQSEVLGKWYHPMERTSGNGNRPNRRASSSLPRLRGIIDAISSRGRDQTF, encoded by the exons atgagaagaatcgacgatagatggactgaAAGAATGCTAGAGTGGATCTTGAAAGAGGCCGCTAACGAG GATCCTTGGGAGTACAATCTGTTTTGGACTCCGAAGCATTATCATCGcgagaagaaattcaaagatcAGTTGGAAATTAAAACTGAGATCGTCGGCTTCTTCGACCTGCAGCGGCCAATGAAGGCTGTCGGATCGTTGGACACATGGTATAAACCTGATGGAAT gcttctgcgatatctctgtgtgcctctTACTGCAcggcaggaaacacgcatgagagatcgacCCGCCATCAGCATGGAAAATTACActatatactgcggcgatgctgatgagaacaaa ATTGTAAGTGCCCACGCACCTAcagaaaccgctgaggacaacaataaggacgccttctatgatgaactcaatgcgttgatctCTAAGATAACCGGCCAGCAGTTGGTCATTGTCAGAATCCACGCAAATGTAAAGATgagactcgaacagcaatccgaggtgctaggaaaatggtatcaTCCAATGGAGCGCACGTCGGGCAACGGTAACCGTCCGAACAGaagggcctcatcatcgcttccacgtttaagaggaatcatcgacgccatcagctcacgtgggaGGGATCAAACCTTTTAa
- a CDS encoding hypothetical protein (NECATOR_CHRX.G24165.T1): MPLCLTFISLKKAFDSLGLEAVVEAFDNQGVLTQYLRHFWSCTCRHWVAFGHCLAPYTPSVDGSVTSQLTRCVLLSGGEPWTTAWYKYRQNYSLCCLLLSTFSIGSTILACQEEFFSLSTFFYNVVLLSTVYSGNNSVHNVWITCRTFLRIFIAYSFFF; encoded by the exons atgccgctctgtctcaccttcatcagcttgaagaaggccttcgactcactTGGATTGGAAGCGGTTGTGGAAGCCTTCGACAATCAAGGCGTCCTTACTCAGTACCTAAGGCATTTCTGGAGTTGTACG tGCAGGCACTGGGTCGCTTTTGGTCACTGCTTAGCTCCTTACACGCCTTCTGTAGACGGGTCCGTAACCTCGCAACTAACCCGCTGTGTTCTCCTCAGTGGAGGAGAACCGTGGACTACCGCGTGGTATAA ATATCGGCAAAACTATTCCCTTTGCTGTTTACTGCTTTCAACATTTTCTATTGGTTCTACTATATTGGCATGTCAGGAGGAATTTTTTAgtctttccacttttttctac AACGTTGTTCTTCTAAGCACTGTGTATAGTGGCAACAACTCTGTGCACAATGTATGGATCACTTGTCGGACCTTCTTAAGAATCTTTATcgcatattctttttttttttga
- a CDS encoding hypothetical protein (NECATOR_CHRX.G24169.T2) — protein MRSRGIERVMLGVTRFTQVNERIRSSLLRHRSKIRDAAAYAMERKIKWVGHVVRFNHKHWTRAVSDWIPRDIKRTAGRPPTQWSDLFMKSFKEKYDGLRVSREKMCHWPTLARDREKWKYYWCPLEQIDEQQKDR, from the coding sequence atgcgatcacgcggaattgaaagggtgatgctaggagtaacccgcttcacgcaagtgaatgaaaggattcgaagttcactcctacgtcaccgatcgaagatcagagacgctgccgcatatgccatggaaagaaaaattaagtggGTCGGACACGTGGTGCGTTTCAACCACAAGCATTGGACCAGAGCtgtaagcgactggataccacgcgacatcaaacgcacagcaggaagaccgccgacccagtggtcagacctcttcatgaagtctttcaaagaaaagtacgacGGTCTTCGAGTTTCTCGCGAGAAGATGTGCCACTGGCCAACACTTGCGCGCGATCGGGagaaatggaagtattactggtgcccgctcgagcaaatcgatgaacaacagAAGGACAGGTGA
- a CDS encoding hypothetical protein (NECATOR_CHRX.G24163.T1), with amino-acid sequence MIRRHGHCYLERVDAKKKKPADMELSPRAVPDFMVLITTRTFEGRIRGGSLPAGVYDLNIGIAGLTRSAEYYIPGETYLDTTVFVLLSLFSSAFASNDTSARPFCRWWLPPTAQCVIRSLSIKIYFSNNSLVAFGIRSKCVVLKLNFVISGRSTTGYSSMCKCLETWSRRVCNDFSSSSLPQTDHPAAKSYLRLKGTVIRTTARAWHCRNFKYTPPPVGEYVADIRLIRSVGPFPYSQKELL; translated from the exons ATGATAAGACGTCATGGGCACTGCTATTTGGAGAGAGTGGAcgccaagaagaaaaagcctGCCGACATGGAATTAAGCCCGAGAGCTGTGCCAGATTTCATGGTGTTGATTACAACTCGCACTTTCGAGGGAagaatccggggtggttcgTTACCTGCGGGTGTGTACGATCTTAACATAGGCATTG CAGGGCTCACAAGGTCAGCAGAATATTATATTCCCGGTGAGACTTATTTAGACACGACCGTCTTCGTACTGCTTTCACTATTCTCATCTGCCTTTGCTTCGAATGATACGTCTGCAAGGCCTTTCTGCCGCTGGTGGTTGCCACCAACTGCTCAATGCGTGATCCGTTCGTTAAGtataaaaatctatttttccaacaattcaCTGGTGGCCTTCGGAATTCGATCCAAGTGCGTAGTTTTGAAACTCAATTTCGTAATCTCTGGAAGGTCCACCACTGGATACTCATCGATGTGCAAATGCCTTGAGACATGGAGTCGTCGAGTTTGCAAcgacttctcttcttcttcattgccGCAAACAGATCATCCTGCAGCCAAGTCGTATCTTCGCTTGAAAGGGActgtgatcagaaccactgcaAGAGCATGGCACTGCCGAAACTTCAAATacacaccacctccggttggtgagtatgtggccGATATTCGCCTGATTCGTTCTGTTGGGCCATTCCCATATTCACAGAAAGAACTTTTATAA